From Pseudanabaena sp. PCC 6802, one genomic window encodes:
- a CDS encoding acyl--CoA ligase, translating to MANHNNTVLDLLAGEDDRIALTAPGKPDLTYKQLRRNVRELAAKLNGFGIGKGDRVSIAIPNSPGMVVTFLATATCATAAPLNPKYNREEFVFYYEDTNAVALIVLDEGIEAALAAVTPDILVIRATSNPDGTLSFEKINGIERSPRVEELAESDDIATILHTSGTTSRPKRVPIRHRNLAASVGNITSAYELSPADTTLCLMPLFHIHGLVGCLLSTFASGGTLVCPNGFNALEFWKLVDIYKPSWYSAAPTMHQAILSRASRNEAIVKANPFRFIRSSSAPLPPVIIEQMEATLNAPVLESYSMTEAAHLMATNPLPPKIRKPGTVGYGFGVDVAIMDEDGNLQERGQSGEVVVKGANVVDGYENNPEANAKAFTNGWFRTGDRGMLDEDGYLRLTGRLKELINRGGEKISPLEVDDILLRHPAVMEAIAFAVPHKMLGEDIHAAIVVTDKSITEQELKAYCSASLAEFKVPRQFHILDELPRGATGKLQRLNMAKLLNLTEG from the coding sequence ATGGCAAATCATAACAATACGGTGCTGGATTTATTAGCTGGAGAAGACGATCGCATAGCTTTAACCGCACCAGGTAAACCTGACCTAACTTACAAACAACTGCGGCGGAATGTCAGAGAACTCGCTGCTAAGCTTAATGGTTTCGGTATAGGAAAAGGCGATCGCGTTTCTATTGCCATTCCTAACAGCCCTGGAATGGTCGTTACATTTCTCGCCACTGCTACCTGTGCGACGGCAGCACCTCTTAATCCTAAATATAACCGGGAGGAATTCGTCTTTTATTATGAAGATACCAATGCTGTCGCGCTCATTGTTCTTGACGAAGGAATCGAAGCCGCACTAGCTGCTGTAACACCTGATATACTCGTCATCCGCGCTACATCAAATCCTGATGGAACGCTATCATTCGAGAAAATTAATGGAATAGAGCGATCGCCTCGTGTAGAAGAACTCGCAGAATCCGACGATATCGCCACGATTTTACATACCAGTGGCACCACCAGCCGTCCTAAGCGCGTCCCCATTCGCCACCGCAATCTAGCAGCCTCTGTAGGTAACATTACCAGCGCCTATGAATTATCTCCTGCCGACACGACTTTATGCCTGATGCCTTTATTTCACATTCACGGACTGGTGGGATGTTTGTTATCCACTTTTGCATCGGGAGGAACGTTAGTTTGCCCCAATGGATTTAATGCATTGGAATTTTGGAAGTTGGTAGATATCTACAAACCAAGCTGGTATTCTGCCGCGCCGACGATGCATCAGGCAATTCTATCGCGTGCCTCTCGCAATGAAGCCATTGTCAAAGCCAATCCATTTCGATTCATTCGCTCTAGCAGCGCTCCTCTGCCACCCGTCATCATCGAACAAATGGAAGCTACGCTCAATGCTCCCGTATTGGAATCCTACAGCATGACAGAAGCGGCTCACTTGATGGCAACTAACCCCTTGCCACCTAAAATCCGCAAGCCTGGAACCGTTGGCTATGGATTCGGTGTAGATGTAGCGATTATGGATGAAGATGGGAATTTACAGGAAAGAGGTCAATCAGGTGAAGTCGTAGTTAAAGGTGCAAATGTTGTCGATGGATATGAAAACAATCCCGAAGCCAATGCTAAAGCCTTTACTAACGGTTGGTTTCGCACGGGCGATCGGGGAATGTTAGATGAAGATGGCTATTTACGCCTGACAGGAAGGCTGAAAGAACTAATCAACCGAGGCGGCGAGAAAATTTCTCCGCTCGAAGTAGATGATATCTTATTGCGACATCCTGCTGTAATGGAGGCGATCGCTTTTGCCGTACCTCATAAAATGCTAGGCGAAGATATTCATGCCGCGATCGTGGTGACAGATAAATCCATTACCGAGCAAGAATTAAAGGCGTATTGTTCGGCATCGTTGGCAGAATTTAAAGTGCCGCGACAGTTCCATATTTTAGATGAGCTACCTAGAGGAGCAACGGGTAAATTACAGCGTCTGAATATGGCGAAATTGCTGAATCTTACCGAGGGATAG
- a CDS encoding 2-dehydropantoate 2-reductase, whose protein sequence is MKVCIVGAGAIGGYLGAKLAQTGANVTLIARGTHLQAIQERGLILRYSDGTEDIVKDVAATENMTAAGVHDVVIVTLKAQSVPSIAPLLPALYGKETTIVTAQNGIPWWYFRKLESPYADYRIRAVDPDGIVEANIPIDRTIGCIVYPAAEIVSPGVIRHIEGDRFNLGELDGSRSDRIQKLSQLFNSAGLKSRVRERIRNELWVKLWGNLAFNPISALTHATLEQICQYPPTRELAANMMREAQAIAEKLGVDFGISLEKRIAGAEGVGAHKTSMLQDIEAHRSTEVDAIVGSVAELGRLTQTPTPCIDAIYASVKLLEKTVTS, encoded by the coding sequence ATGAAAGTTTGTATTGTTGGTGCTGGCGCGATCGGCGGCTACCTGGGCGCAAAATTAGCTCAAACAGGTGCTAATGTCACCCTAATTGCGAGGGGCACTCACCTGCAAGCAATTCAGGAGCGGGGATTGATCTTGCGATACTCAGATGGGACTGAAGATATCGTTAAAGATGTCGCCGCAACCGAGAATATGACTGCTGCTGGCGTACATGATGTCGTTATCGTGACATTGAAAGCGCAAAGCGTTCCTTCCATAGCTCCCTTGCTGCCAGCACTTTACGGCAAAGAGACGACGATCGTCACGGCGCAAAATGGAATTCCCTGGTGGTATTTTCGCAAATTAGAGAGTCCCTATGCCGATTATCGCATTCGAGCGGTAGATCCCGACGGCATTGTGGAAGCGAATATTCCGATCGATCGCACGATTGGCTGCATCGTCTATCCTGCTGCCGAAATTGTTTCTCCTGGTGTTATTCGGCATATCGAAGGCGATCGCTTTAACCTGGGAGAACTGGATGGCAGTAGGAGCGATCGCATCCAAAAATTATCGCAACTGTTCAACAGTGCTGGCCTCAAATCTCGCGTGCGCGAGCGAATTCGTAACGAATTGTGGGTAAAACTGTGGGGAAATTTAGCATTTAATCCGATTAGCGCCCTTACCCACGCCACATTAGAGCAAATTTGTCAGTATCCGCCTACCAGAGAACTAGCAGCCAATATGATGCGCGAAGCCCAAGCGATCGCAGAAAAACTGGGCGTGGATTTCGGTATCTCTTTAGAGAAACGCATCGCTGGAGCAGAAGGCGTGGGAGCGCACAAAACCTCAATGCTACAGGACATTGAAGCGCATCGTTCCACCGAAGTCGATGCGATCGTCGGTTCTGTCGCAGAATTAGGAAGACTCACGCAAACCCCTACACCGTGCATCGATGCAATTTACGCCAGCGTTAAATTATTGGAAAAGACGGTGACTAGCTAA
- a CDS encoding anhydro-N-acetylmuramic acid kinase, whose protein sequence is MQSPSIGIGLISGTSVDGIDAALVKIFDTEGALKVELLAGETIAYDPALRAEILAVCAEQPRTIAQICQLDDAIASAFATAALQLMQASQIQPDFIGSHGQTVFHRPPLTTGDRVRLGYSVQLGRGAVIANLTGLKTVSDFRTADIEAGGQGAPMVSILDWLLLKHPTKITCVQNIGGISNVTYLPAAAECDAVFGWDNGPGNVLMDMATQKLFGQSYDRGGQIAAQGKADPQLVTQWLSQDYFEIPPPKSTGRELFSPDYLDRCLADCDRKQLDGQDILATLTEFTAVAIAQSYQKFLPKLPDRVLICGGGSRNDYLRQRLKHHLAPAEVTDTTSVGLNADFKEAIAFAVLGYLKLQNRPGNLHRVTGASHPVVLGRVHG, encoded by the coding sequence ATGCAGTCCCCATCCATAGGTATTGGTTTAATTAGCGGTACGTCGGTTGATGGTATTGATGCGGCACTGGTTAAGATCTTTGACACTGAAGGTGCGCTTAAGGTCGAACTGCTGGCTGGCGAAACGATCGCCTACGATCCGGCGCTCAGAGCGGAAATCCTGGCAGTCTGCGCCGAGCAGCCCAGAACCATAGCGCAAATTTGCCAGCTTGACGACGCGATCGCTTCGGCATTTGCCACCGCCGCGCTCCAACTCATGCAGGCCAGTCAGATCCAACCAGATTTTATTGGTTCCCACGGTCAGACAGTATTTCATCGCCCGCCGTTAACTACTGGCGATCGCGTTCGACTGGGTTACAGCGTGCAATTGGGTAGAGGGGCAGTAATTGCTAATCTGACTGGCCTTAAAACCGTCAGCGACTTCCGCACCGCCGATATTGAGGCTGGCGGTCAGGGCGCACCGATGGTGTCGATCCTGGATTGGCTGCTGTTAAAGCACCCAACTAAAATAACCTGCGTGCAAAACATTGGTGGGATTAGCAACGTTACCTACCTGCCAGCCGCCGCAGAGTGCGATGCTGTTTTTGGTTGGGATAACGGGCCGGGGAATGTTTTGATGGATATGGCGACCCAAAAACTCTTCGGTCAATCCTACGATCGCGGCGGTCAGATTGCTGCCCAGGGTAAAGCCGATCCGCAATTGGTAACGCAGTGGTTGAGCCAGGATTACTTTGAAATTCCGCCGCCTAAATCCACAGGACGGGAGCTATTTAGTCCGGACTACCTCGATCGGTGCTTAGCAGATTGCGATCGCAAGCAACTGGACGGTCAAGATATTCTGGCAACGTTGACGGAATTTACGGCTGTCGCGATCGCGCAAAGCTACCAGAAATTTTTGCCGAAGCTCCCCGATCGGGTTTTGATTTGTGGTGGCGGCAGTCGCAACGACTACCTGCGGCAAAGGCTAAAACACCACTTAGCACCTGCCGAGGTGACAGATACTACATCTGTGGGATTGAATGCCGACTTCAAAGAAGCGATCGCCTTTGCCGTTTTGGGATATCTCAAATTACAAAATCGTCCTGGCAACCTCCACCGGGTCACGGGCGCATCGCATCCCGTCGTCTTGGGTCGCGTACATGGTTAG
- a CDS encoding DUF2997 domain-containing protein produces METLEFIIRPDGRVEERVTGIVGSSCAAVTAAIEAKLGTVASRELTSENFAQSLATVTGERVSQQTALDYSQW; encoded by the coding sequence ATGGAAACTTTAGAGTTTATCATTCGGCCTGACGGTCGGGTCGAAGAGCGAGTAACTGGTATAGTTGGCTCCAGTTGTGCTGCTGTTACGGCTGCCATTGAAGCCAAGCTAGGCACGGTTGCGTCCCGCGAACTCACTTCTGAAAACTTTGCCCAATCCCTTGCGACAGTTACAGGAGAGCGGGTTAGCCAGCAAACAGCCCTTGACTACAGTCAATGGTAA
- a CDS encoding DUF1257 domain-containing protein yields MSHFSQVKTQIRSLEPLQKALTDLGLTWKSGPSILRGYRGDTTSAEVVLQQENGYDVGFRWNGSEYELVADMQYWQQPWTVESFLRKVLQRYAVQTVMTESAHQGFNLTEQETQKDGSVRLVLQRWHG; encoded by the coding sequence ATGTCACACTTCAGCCAGGTTAAAACCCAAATTCGCTCCCTTGAGCCTTTGCAAAAAGCACTGACCGATTTAGGTTTAACATGGAAGTCAGGTCCGTCTATCCTGCGCGGCTATCGTGGTGATACTACTTCTGCCGAAGTGGTACTGCAACAGGAAAATGGCTACGATGTCGGGTTTAGATGGAATGGCTCCGAGTACGAACTAGTCGCCGACATGCAGTATTGGCAGCAGCCCTGGACAGTGGAAAGCTTTTTAAGAAAAGTCCTGCAAAGATACGCCGTGCAGACAGTAATGACGGAGTCAGCGCATCAGGGCTTTAACCTCACCGAACAAGAAACTCAAAAAGATGGCTCAGTGCGCTTAGTTTTACAGCGTTGGCACGGATGA
- a CDS encoding ferredoxin, protein MDDLSPDLSSELVSGLEPELGGSLREPDADRSGLEPELGGTLRQNAVYVYENICIGCKHCAHVARNTFFIEDNYGRSRVISQDGDDEETIQEAIDTCPVDCIAWVSYPELAALEEERKHQVIQHIGMAGDGKLARVKQNRRKKTSDRAALGT, encoded by the coding sequence ATGGACGATCTCTCACCAGATCTCTCATCAGAATTAGTTTCTGGGCTAGAACCTGAGCTTGGCGGCTCGCTACGCGAGCCCGATGCGGATCGTTCTGGCCTGGAACCCGAACTCGGCGGCACTCTGCGACAGAATGCCGTATACGTATATGAAAATATTTGCATTGGCTGCAAGCACTGCGCCCATGTAGCCCGCAATACTTTCTTTATCGAAGATAACTACGGTCGATCGCGGGTAATCAGTCAGGATGGCGATGATGAAGAGACGATTCAAGAAGCGATCGACACTTGCCCTGTGGATTGCATTGCCTGGGTTAGCTACCCCGAGTTAGCGGCATTGGAAGAAGAACGCAAACATCAAGTCATTCAGCATATTGGTATGGCTGGTGATGGCAAGCTGGCAAGAGTCAAACAAAATCGCCGCAAGAAAACCAGCGATCGCGCCGCTCTAGGAACCTAG
- a CDS encoding Uma2 family endonuclease, protein MVTTPVAPISFDLPEKRVVLYDLSWQAYETILAALGDRRSAQLTYYKGMLEIMTPLESHENSKHVIGNFIEILVDEGDFEGIKGMGSTTLNFPTLHSGAEPDQAYYIANESLVRGKTVDLKTDPPPDLILEVDITHTDIDKNALYAEMGVPEFWRYNGRTLTIYALEADSYQEVEVSPTFPGVPKERLYEYLRDCAEVGEKQAKWNLRNWLQQQKS, encoded by the coding sequence ATGGTCACTACTCCAGTTGCACCTATATCTTTCGATCTACCTGAGAAGCGGGTGGTGCTTTACGACCTCAGTTGGCAAGCCTATGAGACGATTTTGGCGGCACTGGGCGATCGTCGATCGGCACAGCTCACTTATTACAAAGGCATGTTGGAAATTATGACCCCGTTGGAGTCGCACGAGAATTCTAAGCATGTCATTGGAAATTTCATCGAAATCCTAGTGGACGAAGGGGATTTTGAGGGCATCAAAGGTATGGGATCGACGACGCTTAATTTCCCAACTCTGCATTCAGGAGCCGAACCCGACCAAGCTTACTATATTGCCAATGAGTCGCTGGTACGAGGAAAGACAGTGGATCTCAAGACCGATCCGCCGCCCGATTTAATTCTGGAAGTGGATATTACTCATACCGACATCGACAAAAATGCGCTCTATGCTGAAATGGGCGTGCCAGAGTTTTGGCGCTATAACGGACGTACCCTCACAATTTATGCTCTGGAAGCTGACAGCTATCAGGAAGTAGAGGTTAGTCCAACATTTCCGGGAGTTCCCAAGGAGAGGCTTTATGAGTATTTGCGAGACTGCGCTGAGGTGGGCGAAAAGCAGGCCAAGTGGAATTTGCGTAATTGGCTGCAACAACAAAAGAGTTAG
- a CDS encoding GIY-YIG nuclease family protein, which translates to MTQLEEYKNRHYVIEDLVDEGDMRIVTTSKKEIREVLKQNRERCFYVYVLIRPDTNEVFYVGKGKVYRIFAHEKEALGKNYVNSYKSNLIRKILSQGFQIVYGIVDFYDVEEDALDRECKLIKKIGRANLGSGTLTNLTDGGDGFIGWMDFEKHSRSGRPLSGQPGNIDIMMERVEGVSEDMVIDYLKLDGWGDSEPRSDLLDELPEEFKWIGHKFYRKLKSGYGAKGYLYEYLYGDLKDTILQKINLVEKFDNLLFRREDEFICILKILLSSNGWISKCKIVDALLKEVNRFKGLQRDDAERITNFFTEQLKQLGKLSQRDDKLRWISRKKSPKVECSGLKPSEIVREIENFSKGNKNIYIAFLDRECSLARDFVFFPHHFRKGLKIFFKQKIVLTINTCEIFYLEMISL; encoded by the coding sequence ATGACTCAGTTAGAAGAATACAAGAATCGCCACTATGTCATTGAAGACCTAGTGGATGAAGGTGATATGAGGATTGTAACCACATCTAAAAAGGAAATTAGAGAGGTTTTGAAACAAAATAGAGAAAGATGTTTTTATGTTTATGTTTTAATCCGACCAGATACAAATGAAGTATTTTATGTTGGGAAAGGTAAAGTATATAGAATCTTTGCACACGAAAAAGAAGCCTTAGGAAAGAATTATGTGAATTCCTATAAAAGCAACTTAATAAGGAAGATTTTGAGTCAAGGTTTTCAGATAGTTTATGGAATAGTTGATTTCTACGATGTAGAGGAAGATGCCCTCGATCGAGAATGCAAACTTATAAAGAAAATAGGTCGAGCTAACTTAGGTTCAGGCACCTTAACGAACCTCACAGATGGTGGTGACGGTTTCATAGGTTGGATGGATTTTGAAAAACACTCAAGATCGGGAAGACCACTAAGTGGACAACCTGGAAATATAGATATCATGATGGAAAGAGTAGAAGGAGTTTCAGAAGATATGGTTATTGATTACCTTAAGCTAGATGGATGGGGGGATAGTGAGCCTCGAAGTGATTTACTTGATGAACTGCCTGAAGAATTCAAATGGATAGGCCATAAATTTTATCGAAAACTCAAAAGTGGATATGGCGCAAAGGGTTATTTGTATGAGTATCTCTATGGAGATCTTAAAGATACGATCCTCCAGAAAATAAATTTAGTTGAAAAATTTGACAATCTGCTGTTTAGGAGAGAGGATGAATTCATATGCATACTTAAAATATTGCTATCATCAAATGGTTGGATTAGTAAATGTAAAATAGTTGATGCTTTACTAAAAGAGGTAAATAGATTTAAAGGTCTTCAGAGAGATGATGCAGAAAGAATTACGAATTTTTTTACTGAGCAATTAAAGCAACTTGGAAAACTCAGTCAAAGAGACGATAAACTAAGGTGGATAAGCAGAAAAAAATCTCCAAAGGTTGAATGTTCTGGCTTAAAGCCTTCTGAGATCGTCAGGGAAATCGAAAACTTTTCCAAAGGAAACAAAAATATTTATATTGCTTTTTTAGATCGTGAATGCTCCCTAGCAAGAGATTTTGTCTTTTTCCCTCATCACTTTCGGAAAGGTCTTAAAATTTTCTTTAAGCAGAAAATTGTATTGACAATAAATACTTGTGAAATTTTCTATTTAGAGATGATTAGTTTATGA
- the pntB gene encoding Re/Si-specific NAD(P)(+) transhydrogenase subunit beta produces the protein MTSNLLTVAYIAASALFILSLGGLSNQETARKGNLFGIIGMAIAIIATALSPAVTSYATLAMVVLPGVAIGSLLAARVAMTSMPELVAILHSFVGAAAVLVGFASYLQPDPALTGVEVTIHEIEIFVGIFIGALTFTGSVIAFGKLRAIIGSKPLLLPGRHFLNLAMVAATLWLGYEFMGGNILTGLQSLLIMTAISSILGVHLVMAIGGADMPVVISMLNSYSGWTASAAGFMLSNDLLIITGALVGSSGAILSYIMCKAMNRSFISVILGGFGTGTAKASNTASTPAGEVIATTVDETVEQLRDASSVIIVPGYGMAVAQAQHSVSEITRILRDRGANVRFGIHPVAGRLPGHMNVLLAEANVPYDIVLEMDEINDDFPETDIVLVIGANDTVNPSAMEDPASPIAGMPVLEVWKSKTVIVMKRGMASGYAGVENPLFYKPNTRMLFGDARKNVDAILGRLIQSNEETSQVRVPEKVLANA, from the coding sequence ATGACCAGTAATCTACTAACGGTGGCATATATTGCTGCCAGTGCCTTGTTCATCCTCAGTTTAGGAGGATTATCCAATCAAGAAACCGCTCGCAAGGGCAATCTCTTTGGCATCATCGGTATGGCGATCGCGATTATCGCCACCGCTCTCAGTCCCGCTGTAACTTCCTACGCTACCTTGGCAATGGTGGTATTGCCCGGTGTCGCGATCGGCTCGCTCTTAGCTGCACGGGTGGCCATGACTTCCATGCCCGAACTCGTGGCAATTTTACATAGTTTTGTAGGGGCGGCGGCAGTGTTAGTTGGCTTTGCCAGCTACCTACAACCAGATCCAGCTTTAACCGGAGTGGAGGTGACAATCCACGAGATTGAGATTTTTGTGGGAATTTTTATTGGTGCGCTCACCTTTACGGGTTCCGTAATTGCGTTTGGGAAACTGCGCGCGATTATTGGCAGCAAACCCCTCTTGCTTCCAGGTCGCCATTTCCTCAACCTCGCCATGGTAGCCGCTACATTGTGGCTGGGTTACGAGTTTATGGGTGGCAATATCTTGACTGGCTTGCAATCGCTGTTAATTATGACTGCGATCTCCTCTATCCTGGGCGTTCATCTGGTCATGGCGATCGGTGGTGCCGATATGCCCGTGGTGATATCCATGCTGAACAGCTACTCCGGTTGGACGGCATCGGCAGCGGGCTTCATGCTCTCCAACGATCTGTTGATTATCACAGGCGCGCTCGTGGGTAGTAGTGGTGCCATCCTCAGTTACATCATGTGCAAAGCGATGAACCGCTCGTTCATCAGCGTAATTCTAGGCGGTTTTGGTACGGGTACGGCGAAGGCATCAAATACTGCATCAACTCCAGCCGGTGAAGTAATCGCTACCACTGTCGATGAGACTGTAGAGCAACTGCGCGATGCCAGCAGCGTGATTATCGTCCCCGGCTATGGGATGGCAGTGGCGCAGGCACAGCATTCCGTTTCTGAGATTACCAGGATTCTGCGCGATCGCGGTGCCAATGTTCGGTTTGGCATCCACCCCGTCGCTGGCCGCCTACCCGGCCACATGAATGTATTGTTAGCTGAAGCCAACGTTCCATACGATATTGTCCTGGAGATGGATGAGATTAATGATGACTTTCCCGAGACCGATATTGTTTTGGTAATTGGTGCTAACGATACAGTGAACCCCAGTGCGATGGAAGATCCCGCTAGTCCGATCGCTGGGATGCCCGTACTGGAAGTTTGGAAATCCAAAACCGTAATCGTCATGAAGCGCGGCATGGCTAGCGGTTATGCTGGCGTTGAGAATCCCCTGTTCTACAAACCCAATACGCGCATGTTATTCGGCGATGCGCGTAAAAATGTTGACGCAATTTTGGGCAGGCTCATTCAATCTAACGAGGAAACTTCTCAAGTCCGCGTACCGGAGAAAGTATTAGCAAACGCATAG
- the pntA gene encoding Re/Si-specific NAD(P)(+) transhydrogenase subunit alpha — MTIAIEKNTEIGSSVAMETKTRLKVGIPKEVRAGECRVAATPDTAKRLQKLGFDVLIESDAGKAASFPNDAYFQAGCQIVSDPQALWAESDIVLKVCAPDLHPTLDRHETELLREGGTLISFLWPAQNPELLNRLSQRKVTALAMDAVPRITRAQKMDALSSMANIAGYRAVIEAANNFGRFFTGQITAAGKVPPAKVLVIGAGVAGLAAIGAARSLGAIVRAFDTRLVVKEQVKSMGGEFLELNFKEDGSGEGGYAKVMSKEFIDAEMALFAEQAKEVDIIITTALIPGKPAPLLITQEMVESMKEGSVIVDMAAEQGGNCAVTRPGEVYRYHGVTIVGLTDLPSRMAAQSSQLYGTNLCHLLDDMGGAENYKVDRDNEVVRGALILHNGEITWPPKQPSTPPAPPQAESQTQSAIATPSTQELVGQKSNNLTGLLWPILLGAILIGIGIGAPSSFLSHLTVFVLACFVGWQVIWNVKPALHTPLMSVTNAISGIIIIGGMLQISGELTSPTTILGAIAILIGTINIAGGFLVTQRMLKMFQK; from the coding sequence ATGACCATCGCCATAGAAAAAAACACGGAAATAGGTTCTAGTGTTGCAATGGAGACCAAAACACGCCTCAAGGTTGGTATACCCAAAGAAGTTCGAGCTGGTGAATGCCGGGTAGCCGCTACGCCAGATACAGCCAAACGCCTGCAAAAACTTGGCTTTGACGTCTTAATTGAATCTGACGCAGGCAAAGCGGCTAGTTTCCCCAATGATGCCTACTTCCAGGCAGGTTGTCAGATCGTGTCCGATCCCCAAGCACTGTGGGCGGAATCTGACATCGTGCTCAAGGTCTGCGCGCCAGATCTGCACCCCACCCTGGACAGACACGAGACAGAACTTCTGCGCGAAGGCGGTACTCTGATTAGTTTCCTGTGGCCCGCTCAAAACCCAGAATTACTAAATCGGCTATCTCAACGTAAGGTCACGGCATTAGCAATGGATGCCGTGCCGCGCATTACCCGCGCCCAAAAAATGGATGCCCTCAGTTCGATGGCAAACATTGCGGGATACCGCGCTGTAATCGAAGCAGCAAATAATTTTGGGCGCTTCTTTACAGGACAGATTACGGCAGCAGGTAAGGTACCACCGGCTAAAGTTCTGGTAATCGGTGCTGGTGTAGCTGGTCTAGCCGCGATCGGGGCTGCCAGGAGTTTGGGGGCGATCGTCCGAGCGTTTGACACGCGCCTGGTTGTGAAAGAACAGGTTAAAAGCATGGGTGGTGAGTTCCTGGAGCTTAATTTTAAAGAAGATGGCTCGGGGGAAGGCGGCTATGCCAAAGTCATGAGCAAAGAGTTTATTGACGCGGAAATGGCATTGTTTGCCGAACAAGCCAAGGAAGTCGATATCATCATCACCACCGCCCTCATCCCTGGCAAGCCAGCACCGCTCCTGATTACGCAGGAGATGGTGGAGAGCATGAAAGAGGGATCGGTAATTGTGGATATGGCAGCGGAACAGGGCGGTAATTGTGCCGTAACCAGGCCAGGTGAAGTATATCGCTATCATGGCGTGACGATTGTCGGACTTACCGATCTGCCCAGTCGCATGGCGGCGCAGTCCAGCCAACTCTACGGCACTAACCTCTGCCACCTGCTGGATGATATGGGGGGAGCCGAAAACTACAAGGTCGATCGCGATAACGAGGTCGTGCGTGGGGCTTTGATCCTGCACAACGGCGAGATTACCTGGCCGCCCAAGCAACCCAGTACTCCACCTGCACCCCCTCAAGCTGAATCTCAGACTCAAAGCGCGATCGCTACTCCCTCTACTCAAGAATTAGTAGGACAGAAATCTAACAATCTGACGGGACTGCTCTGGCCAATTCTGCTTGGTGCCATCTTGATTGGAATTGGAATTGGCGCGCCATCCTCATTCCTATCTCACCTGACCGTATTTGTATTGGCTTGTTTTGTCGGCTGGCAGGTGATTTGGAATGTCAAACCCGCGCTGCACACGCCCCTGATGAGCGTCACCAATGCGATTAGCGGCATCATCATTATCGGTGGGATGCTGCAAATATCAGGAGAACTGACATCACCAACTACCATTCTCGGCGCGATCGCGATTCTCATCGGCACGATCAACATCGCTGGTGGTTTCCTGGTTACCCAACGGATGCTCAAAATGTTCCAAAAATAG
- a CDS encoding inositol monophosphatase family protein, protein MNLGNGDALHTYLDIATEAACAGGAILKSYWGKLKDIQEKQPGDLVTIADKESEAAVMKIIQRHFPSHNILAEESGAFGTAESEFLWAIDPLDGTTNFAHQYPFSAVSVGLMLNGIPAVGVIYDPFHDELFRAATGLGATCDHQPIRVSNTTELSRSLLVTGFAYDRTRTHDNNYAEFCHFTHLTQGVRRSGSAALDLAYVACGRVDGFWERGLSIWDMAAGIVIVREAGGKVTAYDGSDLDLKSGRLLSTNGHIHDSAIAELAKVKPLTAQFPMR, encoded by the coding sequence ATGAATTTAGGCAATGGTGATGCCTTGCATACCTACCTGGATATTGCTACCGAGGCGGCATGTGCGGGTGGGGCAATCCTCAAATCCTATTGGGGCAAACTCAAAGACATCCAGGAGAAGCAACCGGGCGACTTAGTTACCATTGCTGACAAGGAATCTGAAGCAGCGGTAATGAAAATTATTCAACGCCATTTTCCCAGTCATAACATTTTGGCAGAAGAGTCAGGTGCATTTGGTACCGCAGAGAGCGAGTTCCTCTGGGCGATCGATCCCCTTGACGGGACTACCAACTTTGCGCATCAATATCCTTTTTCTGCCGTTTCAGTTGGGTTAATGCTTAACGGCATACCAGCTGTGGGGGTAATTTACGATCCGTTTCACGACGAGCTATTTCGGGCAGCAACTGGGCTGGGCGCTACCTGCGATCACCAGCCAATTCGGGTGTCCAACACGACAGAACTCAGTCGCAGCCTGTTAGTAACCGGGTTTGCCTACGATCGCACCCGCACCCACGACAATAACTATGCCGAATTCTGTCATTTTACGCATTTGACCCAAGGGGTGCGGCGGAGCGGCTCGGCGGCGCTGGATTTAGCCTATGTTGCCTGCGGGCGGGTAGATGGCTTTTGGGAACGGGGCTTATCGATCTGGGACATGGCGGCGGGGATCGTTATAGTCAGAGAGGCGGGAGGTAAAGTTACTGCCTATGATGGCAGCGATCTCGATCTCAAAAGTGGTAGACTTTTGTCAACAAACGGTCATATTCACGACTCAGCGATCGCTGAGTTAGCCAAAGTCAAACCTTTAACCGCACAATTCCCCATGCGGTAA